A window of Variovorax paradoxus EPS genomic DNA:
CCGCGACCGCATCGTGCATTCCACGGCGTTCCGCCGGCTGGTCTACAAGACCCAGGTTTTCCTGAACCACGAAGGCGACCTGTTCCGCACGCGGCTCACGCATTCGCTCGAGGTCGCGCAACTGGGGCGATCGATCGCCCGTGCCCTGCGCCTGAACGAAGACCTGGTCGAGGCGATTGCCCTTGCCCACGATCTGGGCCACACGCCCTTCGGCCACGCGGGCCAGGATGCGCTGAACGAATGCATGTCCAACCATGGCGGCTTCGAGCACAACCTGCAGAGCCTGCGTGTGGTGGACGCGTTGGAGCACCGCTATCCGCAATACGACGGCCTGAATCTCAGCTTCGAGACCCGCGAAGGCATCCTCAAGCACTGCTCGCGCGCGAACGCCGAGCGCCTGGAATTGGCCGAACCGAACGGTGTGGCACGCCGCTTCCTCGACCGCACGCAGCCCGGCCTCGAGGCGCAGCTGTGCAACCTCGCCGACGCCATCGCCTACAACGCCCACGACATCGACGACGGCGTGCGTTCGGGCCTCATCAGCGTCGAGCAGTTGGCGGAGGTCGAGCTCTTCGAGCGCTACCGCCGCGAGGCGCTGTCCGAGTACCCCGACCTGCAGGGCCGCCGCGTGCTCTACGAGACCATCCGGCGCATGCTGAGCGCGCAGGTCTACGACGTGATCGATGCCACGCGCGCAGCGCTGCAAACGCTGGCGCCCACCGATGCGGATGGGGTGCGCCATGCGCCGCCCATCGTCGCCTTCAGCGAAGCCATGCGGTCCCAGTCGGACGAACTCAAGCGTTTCCTGTTCCGCAACCTCTACCGCCACCCGCAGGTGACGCAGACGACCGACCAAGCCCAGCAGGTCGTGCGCGAGCTGTTCGATGCCTACCTCGAGCGCGACGCCGAGATGCCCGATTCCTATGCCGGCCGCCGCGATCGCCATCGGGCCGTCGCCGACTACATCGCCGGCATGACCGATCGCTTCGCGATGCGCGAGCACGAGCGGCTGACCGGCCGGCGGGGCATCGCATGAGTACAAGTCCCGCGCCGCGCGTCCCGCTCGCGGCTTATGCCGTCATGCTCGGCGGCGTCAGTGCCGCCTTGCATCTGGGCAAGCTGCCACCCGCCGTGCCGGCGCTGCAGGCGTCGCTCGGAATCGGATTGGTCGAGGCGGGGTTCCTGCTGTCGTTGGTGCAAGTGGCGAGCATGACGCTGGGCCTCGCGGCCGGACTCGCAGCCGACAGCATCGGCCTGCGCCGCAGCCTGCTGGCGGGGCTTGTGGTGCTGACGGTGGCCAGCGTGCTCGGCGGCGCGGTCGGTGCAGGTCTTGTCGGCGGCGCGCATGCGGTGCAGTGGCTGCTGGTCCTGCGCGCGGTCGAAGGCATCGGTTTCCTGTTGGCGGTGATGCCGGGACCCGGCTTGATCCGCGCCCTGACGCCGACGGGCGCCGACAAGGCCGCGCTGGGTCTCTGGGGCGCCTACATGCCGCTCGGCGTGGCCCTGGCGCTGCTGCTCGGGCCTGCGCTGATTGGCTGGGGCGGCTGGGCCGACTGGTGGTGGGCGTTGGCTATCGTTTC
This region includes:
- a CDS encoding deoxyguanosinetriphosphate triphosphohydrolase, whose product is MSLAAFACHPAQSRGRRHAEPPAPTRDAFQRDRDRIVHSTAFRRLVYKTQVFLNHEGDLFRTRLTHSLEVAQLGRSIARALRLNEDLVEAIALAHDLGHTPFGHAGQDALNECMSNHGGFEHNLQSLRVVDALEHRYPQYDGLNLSFETREGILKHCSRANAERLELAEPNGVARRFLDRTQPGLEAQLCNLADAIAYNAHDIDDGVRSGLISVEQLAEVELFERYRREALSEYPDLQGRRVLYETIRRMLSAQVYDVIDATRAALQTLAPTDADGVRHAPPIVAFSEAMRSQSDELKRFLFRNLYRHPQVTQTTDQAQQVVRELFDAYLERDAEMPDSYAGRRDRHRAVADYIAGMTDRFAMREHERLTGRRGIA